A genome region from Alkalispirochaeta americana includes the following:
- a CDS encoding lipid II:glycine glycyltransferase FemX — translation MITSLRPKYPEELFSTPIVQQTAFWSSLKGSLGVRSLALDFRAGSWNGPMADVLVVLQQVDRSSCIAYVPYGPEIEPDEADQGPFLEELSECLREFLPRNCFCLRYDLCWESFWAKDADFYDQEGHWLGPPQAKMQELRFNFNTCSWNLKKAPTNILPSNTIYLDLRHEPEGLLAQMKPKTRYNIGLSQRRGVEVTCLGMDFLETWYQLYTETADRNGLVLHDIEYFRAVLAARAEGTSTEVLLLVASLEEIPLAAMFLVLSGNRASYLYGASAGNQRKVMATYALQWEAMNIARTRGCSQYDMFGVAPRPDPEHPMHGLYRFKTGFGGTLYHSLGCWDYPLDQDRYAAFLSQEFHQQGFHRR, via the coding sequence ATGATTACAAGTCTTCGTCCGAAATACCCTGAAGAGCTCTTCTCCACTCCCATCGTGCAACAAACGGCATTCTGGTCTTCCCTGAAAGGGTCTCTGGGCGTGCGCTCTCTGGCCCTTGATTTCCGTGCGGGGAGCTGGAATGGGCCGATGGCCGATGTTCTGGTTGTCTTGCAGCAGGTAGATCGTTCCTCCTGCATCGCCTATGTCCCCTACGGTCCCGAGATTGAGCCTGATGAAGCAGATCAAGGGCCGTTTCTGGAGGAGCTTTCGGAGTGCCTTCGGGAGTTTCTTCCCCGGAATTGCTTCTGCCTCCGCTACGATCTGTGTTGGGAGTCTTTTTGGGCAAAGGATGCCGATTTCTATGACCAGGAGGGGCACTGGCTTGGTCCACCCCAGGCAAAGATGCAGGAGTTGCGGTTTAACTTTAATACATGCTCCTGGAACCTGAAGAAGGCACCAACAAATATTCTGCCTTCAAATACCATATATCTGGATCTTCGGCACGAGCCCGAGGGGTTGCTGGCGCAGATGAAGCCAAAAACCCGCTATAATATCGGCCTCTCGCAGAGAAGGGGTGTCGAGGTAACATGCCTGGGGATGGATTTTCTGGAGACTTGGTACCAGCTTTACACCGAAACGGCCGATCGAAACGGTCTTGTTCTTCATGATATCGAGTATTTTCGGGCGGTTCTGGCGGCCAGGGCCGAGGGCACATCAACAGAGGTTCTTTTGCTGGTGGCTTCTCTTGAAGAAATTCCTCTGGCGGCGATGTTTCTGGTCTTGTCGGGAAACCGCGCGTCCTACCTGTATGGCGCATCGGCGGGGAATCAGCGCAAGGTCATGGCGACCTATGCGCTTCAGTGGGAAGCGATGAACATTGCCCGGACGAGGGGGTGTAGCCAGTACGATATGTTCGGCGTAGCGCCCCGGCCCGATCCGGAGCACCCCATGCACGGTCTCTACCGCTTCAAGACGGGTTTTGGCGGAACACTCTATCACTCTCTGGGGTGCTGGGATTATCCTCTGGATCAGGATCGTTACGCTGCGTTTCTCTCGCAGGAGTTTCATCAACAGGGATTTCACCGCCGTTGA